A genomic segment from Moorena sp. SIOASIH encodes:
- a CDS encoding Sll0314/Alr1548 family TPR repeat-containing protein, with the protein MSIIPRELKEAPDAFAHYSQKVKGSEIVQKDTSSPPTSGTMEPGIKWNVSTGLVAYIFNIARMTMKQRFRAPKRIVKACVSTAVVLIGLWGMPTLAADPFRDSNPRNIDDTVQDAFDFFFKEGNYKQAEAYLKKSESRQSKEPMTYAMLSSLAYLDQDWETFKSYGTKTLNTAQEMIASDPLRGNLYTAVGYFLEGAYDFEKEGPISALTKLQKVFEYLDEAKEIDPNDPELNLITGYMDLMLAVNLPFSDPSQAIDKLETYAFPSYLAYRGIAVGYRDLKQYSKAIDYVDRSMETTPSNPDVLYLKAQILRKLGQEEESLDFFNKALEKQNQLPKRHAAQITYEQCKLENKLTDGNRNCSKERNRIRKRGTDVAQKDD; encoded by the coding sequence TTGTCAATCATCCCGAGAGAATTGAAGGAAGCACCTGACGCTTTTGCCCACTACTCCCAGAAAGTCAAAGGATCTGAAATCGTCCAGAAAGACACATCAAGTCCCCCAACTTCCGGTACCATGGAACCTGGCATCAAGTGGAACGTCAGTACTGGGTTAGTAGCATATATTTTTAATATTGCCAGAATGACGATGAAGCAACGGTTTCGAGCACCAAAACGGATAGTTAAAGCCTGTGTCAGCACAGCAGTTGTATTAATCGGTTTATGGGGAATGCCCACCTTGGCAGCTGACCCCTTTCGCGACAGTAATCCTCGGAACATTGATGACACTGTTCAAGATGCTTTTGACTTCTTCTTCAAGGAGGGAAACTATAAACAGGCTGAAGCTTATCTAAAAAAATCGGAATCTAGGCAGTCTAAAGAACCCATGACCTATGCTATGTTATCATCTTTAGCTTACTTAGATCAAGATTGGGAAACCTTCAAGAGCTACGGCACTAAAACTCTTAATACTGCTCAGGAAATGATTGCCTCTGATCCCTTGCGGGGTAATCTCTACACAGCAGTCGGTTATTTTTTGGAAGGGGCTTACGATTTTGAAAAAGAAGGTCCCATCAGCGCCTTGACTAAATTACAGAAAGTTTTTGAATATCTGGATGAAGCAAAGGAAATTGATCCTAATGACCCAGAGCTAAACTTGATTACAGGCTACATGGATTTAATGTTAGCTGTAAATTTACCATTTTCTGACCCATCTCAAGCCATTGACAAGTTAGAAACCTATGCTTTCCCCTCTTATTTAGCCTATCGAGGCATTGCTGTAGGATATCGAGATTTAAAGCAATATTCTAAGGCAATAGACTATGTAGACCGGTCAATGGAAACAACACCAAGCAACCCAGATGTACTTTACCTTAAAGCACAAATTTTGCGAAAACTGGGGCAGGAGGAAGAAAGTTTAGATTTTTTTAACAAAGCTTTAGAAAAACAGAATCAACTGCCAAAACGCCACGCTGCCCAAATTACTTACGAGCAGTGCAAACTTGAAAATAAACTCACAGATGGGAATAGGAATTGCTCCAAGGAACGGAATCGCATCCGGAAGCGGGGAACAGACGTGGCTCAGAAGGATGACTAA
- a CDS encoding ribonuclease III domain-containing protein: MAQTDSPLDPLEEDSHGGGTDSIVLWTEFRFRQFMAKVDQIAKIEQISPASLAYIGDAVYELYIRTHYLLPPRRICDYHNQVVAHVRAESQAKILRTLEPYLTASEKDVLRRGRNAATKSPRRLNREIYQQASSLETLLGYLYLTDTQRLTQLLAHLQLDTP; this comes from the coding sequence ATGGCTCAGACAGATTCACCATTAGACCCCTTGGAAGAGGATAGCCATGGCGGTGGAACTGACTCTATAGTATTGTGGACAGAGTTTCGATTTAGGCAATTCATGGCGAAAGTTGATCAAATCGCCAAAATTGAACAGATTTCCCCAGCATCCTTGGCATATATAGGAGATGCTGTTTATGAACTTTATATCCGAACCCACTATCTGCTACCACCTAGGCGAATCTGTGACTATCATAACCAGGTAGTGGCTCACGTCAGAGCAGAAAGCCAAGCTAAGATTTTGCGTACGCTTGAACCTTACCTAACTGCTTCTGAAAAAGACGTTTTACGGCGCGGACGGAATGCTGCCACAAAGAGCCCCCGGCGTCTCAATCGAGAAATCTATCAACAAGCTAGTAGCTTAGAAACCTTACTGGGATACCTCTACCTTACTGATACTCAACGCTTGACCCAGTTATTGGCTCATCTACAACTGGATACCCCATAA
- a CDS encoding multicopper oxidase domain-containing protein: MFHTKNLFLRRPRHRIIAAIILSLLVIGCVITVDALLNDDPAVKITTDAPATHSLLVPPLLEPSIEDGIAHYQLDLGRSSHDFDQAQLTPTIAYNQESLLGPTLHLYQGDQVVIDVTNHLDEDTTTHWHGADVPAEADGGPHSVIRPDETWKAEFNVIQEAATLWYHPHLKDHTAEQVYRGAAGLMIIDDDNPTSSQLPSTYGIDDIPIILQDRDFTKDGELDFTLSNKGKGFFYPYLTVNGTLDPYINVPAGLVRLRLLNGSQARLYKLSVDSGRMIMIASEGGYLNQPIAMEQIMISPGDRAEIIVDLSNVDRLNLLDVSFGRVLELRADRALTAVADPLPSTLNTIEKIDPNEVDHSREFVFEKVGKGWGINGQQMKLARTDDVIQFGDTERWTLRSVSGSHVFHVHQTQFQVLERNGHPPEPYEQGWEDSIFFKGKDTVVILARFNTYINPDIPYMLHCHILDHEDTGMMSQFKIVNHPERIEGST; the protein is encoded by the coding sequence ATGTTCCATACAAAAAACCTATTTCTCCGTCGGCCTCGTCATCGTATTATTGCAGCCATTATCCTTAGTCTTCTCGTCATTGGCTGCGTAATCACTGTAGATGCCTTGCTTAATGATGACCCGGCTGTAAAGATCACCACTGATGCGCCTGCAACTCATTCGCTCTTAGTCCCACCGTTGCTTGAACCCAGTATTGAAGATGGCATCGCTCACTATCAGCTCGATCTAGGGAGGTCATCCCATGACTTTGATCAGGCTCAGTTAACACCAACAATAGCCTACAACCAAGAAAGTCTCTTAGGTCCGACCCTACACCTTTACCAAGGTGATCAGGTTGTCATTGATGTCACCAATCATCTTGATGAAGACACAACAACTCATTGGCATGGTGCTGATGTCCCTGCGGAAGCGGATGGAGGCCCTCACAGCGTGATTCGACCCGACGAGACGTGGAAAGCTGAATTCAACGTCATTCAAGAAGCAGCGACCTTGTGGTATCATCCGCACCTAAAGGATCATACGGCTGAGCAGGTCTATCGGGGAGCTGCTGGTCTGATGATTATTGATGATGACAACCCTACATCTAGCCAACTTCCATCAACCTATGGAATCGATGATATTCCAATCATTCTTCAAGACAGAGACTTTACGAAGGATGGCGAGCTAGATTTTACCCTCAGTAATAAAGGAAAAGGGTTTTTCTATCCTTACTTAACCGTCAATGGTACCCTTGATCCATATATTAATGTTCCTGCTGGTCTTGTTCGGCTGCGCCTTCTCAACGGCAGTCAAGCCCGCCTCTACAAACTCAGTGTCGATTCCGGTAGGATGATAATGATTGCTTCTGAGGGTGGGTACTTGAACCAGCCTATTGCAATGGAGCAGATTATGATTTCTCCTGGTGATCGTGCTGAAATTATTGTCGATCTCAGCAATGTTGATCGATTGAATTTACTTGATGTTTCCTTTGGTCGAGTCCTAGAACTTCGGGCTGACAGGGCTTTAACAGCAGTGGCTGATCCCCTTCCATCCACACTAAACACCATTGAAAAAATAGATCCCAATGAAGTTGACCACAGCAGAGAGTTTGTCTTCGAGAAGGTTGGCAAAGGCTGGGGAATTAATGGCCAGCAGATGAAGCTGGCTCGAACTGATGATGTTATTCAGTTTGGGGATACTGAGCGTTGGACGCTGAGGTCTGTATCAGGATCCCATGTCTTCCATGTACATCAAACCCAATTTCAAGTATTAGAGCGAAATGGTCACCCACCTGAACCCTATGAGCAAGGCTGGGAAGACAGCATTTTCTTCAAGGGAAAGGACACGGTTGTGATCCTAGCTCGTTTCAACACCTACATCAACCCAGATATCCCTTACATGCTTCACTGTCATATCCTTGATCATGAAGATACAGGTATGATGAGCCAATTTAAAATTGTCAATCATCCCGAGAGAATTGAAGGAAGCACCTGA
- the rlmB gene encoding 23S rRNA (guanosine(2251)-2'-O)-methyltransferase RlmB — translation MANQNPSSDASSDASGQIKSGKSSDRQGENKKLSHSTNSQKNGKPPRKNYHSRKPQPKHSHHSEETQPKQHGYPKSKLVSSTEEESDLIYGRHSVLAALQNQHQLNRVWIISQLRYDPRFHSLLVQAKANGTVIDEVAPKRLSQITKGGNHQGVAAQIAPYQYIDLNDLIDKAKWATEQPVLLACDGINDPQNLGAIIRTAEALGAQGLVIPQRRAVGVTSTVMKVAAGALETFPIARVVNLSNALEQLKAAGFWIYGTAAGTGKLLHKVDLTGSVVLVIGSEGNGLSLRSQSCCDMLVSIPLQGKTPSLNASIATAMVLYETYRQRWSDLLYLDTNSNEQIVKQEK, via the coding sequence ATGGCTAATCAAAACCCCTCCTCTGATGCCTCCTCTGATGCTTCTGGTCAGATCAAGTCAGGGAAGTCCTCTGATCGGCAAGGTGAGAATAAAAAATTATCTCACTCAACCAATTCTCAAAAGAACGGCAAACCCCCTCGAAAAAACTACCACTCTCGAAAGCCACAGCCAAAACATTCCCATCACTCCGAGGAAACTCAGCCGAAGCAGCATGGGTACCCTAAATCAAAACTTGTAAGTAGCACAGAAGAAGAGAGTGACTTAATCTACGGGCGTCATTCAGTTCTAGCAGCTCTCCAAAACCAGCACCAGCTAAACCGAGTTTGGATTATTTCCCAGCTGCGTTACGATCCTCGCTTTCACTCCTTACTGGTTCAAGCCAAGGCCAACGGTACAGTAATTGATGAAGTAGCACCAAAACGCCTGAGCCAAATTACCAAAGGTGGTAACCATCAGGGTGTGGCAGCTCAAATTGCACCTTACCAGTACATAGATTTAAATGACTTAATTGACAAAGCAAAATGGGCAACTGAGCAGCCAGTATTATTGGCTTGTGATGGCATTAATGATCCTCAAAATTTAGGGGCGATTATTCGTACTGCAGAAGCTCTAGGGGCTCAAGGCTTAGTCATACCCCAACGCCGAGCTGTTGGTGTCACCTCAACTGTGATGAAAGTGGCAGCAGGAGCTCTAGAAACGTTTCCTATTGCCAGAGTTGTCAATCTCAGTAATGCCCTAGAGCAGTTGAAAGCTGCGGGCTTTTGGATTTACGGAACTGCTGCCGGCACTGGTAAACTTTTACACAAAGTTGATTTGACCGGTTCAGTAGTATTAGTAATAGGTTCAGAGGGGAATGGTTTAAGCCTAAGGTCACAAAGCTGCTGTGACATGTTAGTCTCAATTCCATTACAGGGTAAGACCCCTAGCCTCAATGCCTCCATAGCAACTGCTATGGTGTTATATGAAACATATCGGCAGCGTTGGTCAGACTTACTGTATCTAGATACTAATTCCAATGAACAGATTGTGAAACAAGAAAAGTAA
- the carA gene encoding glutamine-hydrolyzing carbamoyl-phosphate synthase small subunit encodes MTISTAHPALLVLADGTTYQGWSFGATGTTIGEVVFNTAMTGYQEVVTDPSYCGQIVTFTYPELGNTGVNPSDEESAHPQIRGAIARNICYRPSNWRSTQSLPDYLAEHNIPGIYGIDTRALTRKIRSIGAINGAISTEILDSAELLSQVQAAPSMAGLNLVKEVSTDEVYEWSDPTEANWEFGPGVDGQELEKRLTVVAIDFGIKRNILKRLASYNCRVIVVPANTPPEEIAKYNPDGIFLSNGPGDPAVVLEGISTTKALLERQQPIFGICMGHQILGLALGAQTFKLKFGHRGLNHPAGLQQMVEITSQNHGFAIDPDTLGREVEITHLNLNDRTVAGLRHKSLPFFSVQYHPEASPGPHDADYLFQQFVELMRSRSVA; translated from the coding sequence ATGACTATCTCAACGGCTCATCCAGCTCTGCTAGTTCTCGCTGATGGCACAACTTACCAAGGCTGGTCTTTCGGAGCGACTGGTACAACCATTGGTGAAGTAGTGTTTAACACTGCTATGACGGGTTATCAAGAGGTGGTGACAGATCCCAGCTACTGCGGTCAAATTGTGACCTTCACCTATCCAGAATTAGGCAATACTGGTGTTAACCCGTCCGATGAAGAATCTGCTCATCCTCAAATCCGAGGCGCAATTGCCCGTAATATCTGTTACCGTCCCAGTAACTGGCGTTCTACCCAGTCCTTGCCCGATTATCTCGCAGAACACAACATCCCAGGAATTTACGGCATTGATACAAGGGCATTAACCCGCAAAATACGCTCCATTGGTGCGATAAACGGTGCCATTTCCACAGAAATCCTTGACTCCGCTGAGTTATTGTCCCAAGTGCAAGCGGCTCCGAGTATGGCAGGATTAAATCTAGTTAAAGAAGTGAGCACTGACGAGGTTTACGAATGGTCTGATCCTACGGAAGCCAATTGGGAGTTCGGTCCTGGGGTTGATGGGCAGGAATTGGAAAAGCGTTTGACAGTTGTTGCTATCGATTTCGGCATCAAACGTAATATTCTCAAGCGTCTAGCTAGCTACAATTGTCGGGTAATTGTCGTCCCTGCTAATACACCGCCAGAAGAAATTGCTAAGTATAATCCCGATGGGATATTTCTGTCCAATGGACCAGGGGATCCGGCTGTAGTACTCGAAGGCATCTCAACCACCAAAGCCTTATTGGAGCGTCAGCAACCTATTTTTGGCATCTGCATGGGACATCAGATTCTTGGTCTTGCCCTAGGAGCCCAGACCTTTAAACTTAAATTTGGTCACCGAGGTTTGAATCACCCAGCCGGTTTGCAGCAAATGGTCGAAATTACTAGCCAAAACCATGGTTTTGCTATTGATCCCGATACCTTAGGCAGGGAGGTGGAAATTACTCACCTAAATCTGAATGACCGCACTGTGGCAGGGTTGCGTCACAAATCCTTACCGTTCTTCTCAGTACAGTATCACCCTGAGGCTAGTCCTGGTCCTCACGATGCTGACTATTTATTTCAGCAGTTTGTCGAACTTATGCGTTCGCGTAGCGTGGCCTAG
- a CDS encoding glycosyltransferase family 4 protein, whose protein sequence is MKILMISTTFPYPPTRGATQVRTFNLLKYLSERHAITLVTQRSEEITDIEVEKLQQWVEELVIFPQPQPSEQEEGLKEKLQRWSTILQQGTPQKVLQLYSTPMQQWLDQAVEAGQFDLITCEHSTNEIYVRPEWRNQLRTVVNIHHSVYRKSLDKLETKTSDNQLKDQLNLPLLRRYEELYCSKFTDIVVTTAEDRRQIESFDLESKITLISNGVDVNVFPRRISDPGGHRLVFTGPMDNPLNIKAARYFSLDVFPAITERYGDTKLELVGPKPVQAVLELEEIPGISVTGSVPSLVDHLHKATIFVVPMQSGFGVKNKTLEAMAAGVPVVGSDRGLEGLTVDGGDVPLRALRANDTTEYVYAISRLFEDRQLRKQLSENGRGYIEQKYTWERAGELYEQVITG, encoded by the coding sequence ATGAAGATTCTAATGATCTCCACAACCTTTCCCTATCCGCCAACGCGGGGGGCAACTCAGGTCAGGACGTTTAATTTACTCAAGTACCTGAGTGAGCGTCATGCTATCACCTTGGTTACTCAACGTTCTGAGGAGATCACGGACATTGAGGTAGAAAAATTGCAGCAGTGGGTGGAAGAACTGGTGATTTTTCCCCAACCGCAGCCATCAGAACAAGAGGAAGGCTTAAAGGAGAAATTACAGCGCTGGAGTACCATTTTGCAACAGGGAACCCCCCAAAAAGTGCTCCAACTCTACTCAACTCCAATGCAGCAATGGCTGGATCAGGCTGTGGAGGCAGGACAATTTGACCTGATTACCTGTGAACACAGTACCAATGAAATTTATGTGCGACCAGAGTGGCGGAATCAGCTGCGAACTGTGGTGAATATTCATCATTCTGTATACCGGAAATCCCTGGACAAGCTGGAAACCAAAACATCAGACAATCAGCTAAAAGACCAGTTAAATTTGCCCCTATTACGTCGCTATGAAGAGCTATATTGTTCTAAATTTACGGACATTGTAGTCACAACAGCCGAAGATCGACGGCAAATAGAATCATTTGATCTAGAAAGCAAAATTACATTGATTTCTAATGGGGTTGATGTTAATGTATTTCCCAGACGCATCTCTGATCCTGGTGGACACAGATTAGTGTTTACTGGGCCGATGGATAACCCACTAAACATCAAAGCGGCTCGTTATTTTAGCCTAGATGTGTTCCCAGCAATTACAGAGCGCTATGGTGATACCAAGCTAGAATTAGTCGGACCCAAACCGGTGCAGGCGGTGCTAGAGTTAGAAGAGATACCAGGGATTAGTGTAACTGGCTCGGTGCCTTCTTTAGTAGACCACCTTCATAAGGCAACCATATTTGTGGTGCCAATGCAGAGTGGATTTGGGGTAAAAAATAAAACTCTGGAAGCGATGGCAGCGGGAGTACCGGTGGTGGGAAGCGATCGCGGTTTGGAGGGATTGACAGTTGATGGCGGGGATGTCCCTTTGCGGGCATTGCGAGCAAATGATACAACAGAATATGTTTATGCCATTAGTCGGTTATTTGAAGACCGCCAGCTCCGTAAGCAACTGTCTGAAAATGGGCGAGGGTATATTGAACAGAAATATACTTGGGAACGTGCTGGTGAACTATATGAGCAGGTAATCACAGGTTGA
- a CDS encoding GIY-YIG nuclease family protein, with protein sequence MLTSDNQIPSLKDLEFIPYLDETGNLPEYLQKKIGVYAIFDQDKTLKFVNYSRDVYISIKQHLVRQPHSCYWLKLETIEKPDRSRLETIRKAWIEENGVIPVGNGEQENLWSQPIDAKPTMTEAEQLDYEQSEELAKMKILKKIARRVEAKIKDELESRGVKTEIRFNPKLKEKGLLDIK encoded by the coding sequence ATGCTCACCTCTGATAATCAAATTCCATCTCTGAAGGATTTAGAATTTATTCCCTATCTGGATGAAACGGGAAATCTACCAGAATATTTACAAAAAAAAATTGGTGTATACGCAATTTTTGACCAGGATAAAACCCTTAAATTTGTGAATTATTCCCGAGATGTATATATCAGCATCAAACAACATTTAGTTCGTCAGCCTCACTCCTGCTATTGGCTAAAACTAGAAACCATTGAAAAACCTGACCGGAGTCGATTAGAAACGATTCGTAAGGCATGGATTGAAGAGAATGGTGTGATCCCGGTGGGAAATGGAGAGCAGGAAAATCTCTGGAGTCAGCCGATTGATGCTAAACCGACAATGACTGAAGCAGAGCAATTAGACTATGAGCAAAGTGAGGAATTAGCAAAAATGAAGATTCTCAAGAAAATTGCTCGGAGAGTTGAAGCTAAAATTAAAGATGAGCTAGAATCCCGAGGGGTAAAGACTGAAATTCGCTTCAATCCTAAGCTTAAAGAAAAGGGTTTACTTGACATAAAATGA
- a CDS encoding DUF1816 domain-containing protein, protein MKEALIKIFDVLGLAFWVEIITETPKCTYYFGPFVNQQEAEAAKYGYIEDLEDEGAQGITVTLKRCKPNRLTIFDELPEQTELEKSSSLSKPIF, encoded by the coding sequence ATGAAAGAAGCCTTAATCAAAATCTTCGACGTTTTAGGGTTAGCGTTTTGGGTGGAAATCATCACCGAAACCCCCAAGTGTACCTACTACTTTGGACCCTTTGTTAACCAGCAGGAGGCTGAGGCTGCCAAATATGGATACATTGAAGACTTAGAAGATGAAGGAGCTCAAGGCATCACGGTAACTCTCAAACGCTGCAAACCCAATAGACTAACAATTTTTGATGAGTTGCCAGAACAAACTGAACTGGAGAAATCCTCTAGCTTAAGTAAGCCTATTTTTTGA
- a CDS encoding Uma2 family endonuclease: MQPVVLNLERVNLTDQQFHNLCQANQNLQLERNAKGELIIMPPVGGRSGNREASLISLLWLWNNQTKLGQVFSSSTIFRLPNGGDRSPDAAWIRLDRWESLTPEQQEGFPPICPDFVIELRSRTDSLKPLQEKMQEYLNSGLCLGWLINPQGKEVEIYRPNQAVETVKFTVTLSGENILPNFELALPL; this comes from the coding sequence ATGCAGCCTGTTGTTCTTAACCTAGAGAGAGTCAACCTAACCGATCAACAATTCCACAATCTATGTCAGGCAAATCAGAATCTACAACTTGAGCGTAATGCCAAAGGAGAGCTAATCATCATGCCACCTGTAGGCGGACGTAGTGGAAATCGAGAAGCAAGTCTAATCAGTCTGTTGTGGTTATGGAATAATCAAACCAAACTAGGTCAAGTGTTTAGCTCCTCAACTATTTTTCGCTTACCTAATGGAGGAGATCGATCCCCTGATGCTGCTTGGATCAGGCTAGACCGCTGGGAAAGTTTAACCCCTGAACAACAGGAGGGATTTCCCCCCATTTGTCCGGACTTCGTGATTGAACTACGCTCTCGCACTGATTCGCTCAAGCCTCTACAGGAAAAGATGCAAGAATATTTGAACAGTGGTTTATGTTTAGGCTGGTTAATTAACCCCCAAGGCAAAGAGGTTGAAATATATCGTCCCAATCAAGCTGTTGAAACTGTTAAATTTACTGTTACTTTGTCAGGGGAAAATATTCTGCCTAACTTTGAGTTAGCTTTGCCGCTTTAA
- a CDS encoding STAS domain-containing protein: MPEPLTLTVSLRGTRQVESNYQIFRLTGLLDAFSESIFRNVIGNCIDEGPADIILDLSKIDFVDSSGLGALVQLVKKAQNSEGSLQVVTNPRVTQTVKLVRLEKFLSLQESLTIAVENVKGK, from the coding sequence ATTCCTGAACCACTAACCCTTACAGTCAGTTTAAGGGGCACTCGCCAAGTCGAGTCAAATTATCAAATTTTCCGCCTTACTGGATTGCTAGATGCCTTTTCGGAATCTATTTTCCGTAACGTCATTGGCAACTGTATTGATGAAGGTCCAGCGGATATTATTCTGGACTTATCTAAAATTGATTTTGTCGATAGCTCTGGTTTGGGTGCTTTGGTGCAGCTAGTGAAGAAAGCTCAAAATTCTGAGGGAAGTTTACAAGTCGTGACCAATCCCCGGGTGACTCAAACTGTGAAACTAGTGCGCCTAGAAAAATTTCTCTCTCTGCAAGAGTCTCTCACCATAGCTGTGGAGAACGTCAAGGGTAAATGA
- a CDS encoding glycosyltransferase family 2 protein, translated as MIQRVPKVSVCIPTFNRVNLLPYAIDSVIKQTYQDWELIVCDDGSTDDTPELMSQYQDSRINYIRHPKNIGKSNNMRSGFDAALGEYFIKFDDDDRLTPEFLSKTTAILDPDHSIDFVGTDHWVININNTRDEAATKLNSQRWGRTKLVEGIVENLIEVVFIQQSFQIGATLFRMQALKDVGFMRPNIQNCEDNDLFVRLAMAGKKAYYLPELLMEYRFHAQQQGISRAIPYLKDKLHYLESYNFESEMLERVRRSRLTETKLLLGLRLIEIGQTSKGRELVWSGKACSPSKAWVGLVLSLLPQGWRSQAFSVLRQFKE; from the coding sequence ATGATTCAGCGAGTCCCCAAAGTTAGTGTGTGCATTCCTACATTCAATCGCGTGAATTTACTTCCTTATGCGATTGACAGTGTTATTAAACAAACCTATCAAGACTGGGAATTAATTGTCTGTGATGATGGTTCAACTGATGACACTCCTGAGTTAATGTCCCAGTATCAGGATAGCCGAATTAACTACATCCGTCACCCCAAAAATATTGGCAAAAGTAATAATATGCGCTCTGGCTTTGATGCCGCATTGGGGGAGTATTTTATTAAATTTGATGATGATGACCGGCTGACACCTGAATTTTTATCCAAAACAACGGCTATCCTAGATCCAGACCATAGTATTGATTTTGTTGGGACAGATCATTGGGTAATTAATATCAATAATACTAGGGACGAAGCAGCTACAAAATTAAACTCTCAGAGGTGGGGAAGAACCAAGTTGGTGGAAGGTATCGTTGAGAATTTAATTGAGGTTGTTTTTATTCAGCAGAGCTTTCAAATTGGCGCTACGTTGTTTCGGATGCAGGCGTTGAAAGATGTGGGATTTATGCGTCCGAATATCCAAAATTGTGAAGATAATGATTTATTTGTTCGGCTTGCTATGGCAGGAAAGAAAGCCTATTATTTACCAGAATTGTTAATGGAATATCGATTCCATGCCCAACAGCAAGGGATTAGTCGAGCAATTCCCTATTTAAAGGATAAACTACATTATCTAGAAAGTTATAACTTTGAGTCAGAAATGTTGGAGAGAGTTAGGCGATCGCGCCTGACGGAAACTAAGCTACTACTAGGATTGCGGCTGATTGAAATTGGACAAACATCAAAGGGACGTGAACTAGTTTGGTCAGGAAAAGCTTGCTCCCCCTCAAAAGCTTGGGTTGGTTTGGTGTTGTCCCTATTGCCACAAGGGTGGCGTTCTCAGGCGTTTAGTGTGTTGCGTCAATTCAAGGAATAA
- a CDS encoding glycosyltransferase family 4 protein yields the protein MKILMLSATFPYPPTRGGTQVRTFNLLKHLKLSHDITMITQPSEDVTDQEVEKLGKWVDELVVFPQPKPSDPSGGIWGKVKRFSNFLRHGIPPSVLHLYSRDIQQWVDKAVAAGRFDIITCEHSVNEIYVRPEWRQQLGTVVNIHSSVYGTFRNQLETGTSENQLRDQLNLPLLRRYEERYCAKFTGLVVTTPEDQSQIAAYKPSGKIVVIPNGVDLTQFPQRTADPGGHRLVFIGAMDNRANIDAVRFFSLEVFPAIKERYRDAKLQLVGARPVPSVLELAELSGITVTGRVPSMVEYLHQATICVVPMRTGFGIKNKTLEAMAAGVPVVGSDRGLEGLAVDGANIPLRALRANHVQEYISAITRLFEDPQLRAKLSQNGRSLIEHEYTWDRAGQCYEQALTQSVVRG from the coding sequence ATGAAAATTCTCATGCTATCTGCCACCTTTCCTTATCCCCCCACTAGGGGAGGAACTCAGGTACGGACATTTAATTTACTAAAACATCTTAAGTTAAGTCATGATATCACCATGATTACTCAACCTTCAGAAGATGTCACGGATCAGGAAGTGGAAAAACTCGGGAAATGGGTAGATGAATTGGTGGTTTTCCCCCAACCAAAGCCTTCTGATCCCTCAGGAGGAATCTGGGGCAAAGTAAAGCGATTTAGTAATTTTTTACGCCACGGAATCCCCCCCAGTGTGCTACATCTCTACTCCCGGGACATTCAACAATGGGTGGATAAAGCTGTGGCAGCTGGACGGTTTGACATAATTACTTGTGAACATAGTGTAAATGAAATATATGTACGACCGGAATGGCGACAGCAGCTGGGAACGGTGGTGAATATTCACAGTTCTGTTTATGGTACCTTCCGTAACCAGTTGGAAACAGGAACCTCGGAAAATCAGCTCAGAGACCAGTTAAATTTACCCCTGTTGCGCCGCTATGAGGAACGATACTGTGCCAAATTTACTGGCCTTGTGGTCACAACACCGGAGGATCAAAGCCAGATAGCTGCCTACAAGCCATCGGGTAAAATTGTGGTGATTCCCAATGGGGTGGATTTGACTCAATTTCCCCAACGCACTGCTGACCCAGGGGGACATCGCCTAGTGTTTATTGGAGCTATGGATAACCGAGCCAACATTGATGCTGTACGCTTTTTCAGCTTGGAGGTATTTCCAGCAATTAAAGAACGCTATCGAGATGCTAAGCTGCAACTGGTAGGAGCAAGACCAGTACCTTCGGTGTTGGAGTTGGCAGAATTGTCGGGAATTACGGTCACCGGTCGTGTGCCATCAATGGTAGAGTATCTCCATCAAGCAACTATCTGTGTGGTACCGATGCGCACTGGCTTTGGCATTAAAAACAAGACCCTGGAAGCAATGGCGGCTGGGGTACCTGTAGTGGGAAGCGATCGCGGTTTGGAGGGACTAGCGGTTGATGGTGCCAATATACCCTTGCGAGCATTGCGGGCAAATCATGTTCAGGAGTATATTAGTGCCATCACTCGTTTGTTTGAAGACCCACAACTGCGAGCAAAGTTGTCCCAAAACGGGCGCTCGTTGATCGAGCATGAATACACCTGGGATCGGGCTGGTCAATGCTACGAACAAGCCCTAACTCAGTCAGTGGTTAGGGGTTAG